The Scyliorhinus canicula chromosome 5, sScyCan1.1, whole genome shotgun sequence genome window below encodes:
- the LOC119965817 gene encoding C-C chemokine receptor type 9-like isoform X1, which translates to MNDSHCSTRPPSTGIIISRSTKFLRYFQQEDKEPVTGEVPAMDGYDGDWNISLSAVTDYSFTYDYDDEPSGLCSRSEVRQFVQSFVPPFYIIVFLSGFVGNMLVVVLYAFYKRMRNMTDVYLLNLAIADLLFLCTLPFWAIDARLDWIFGDHLCKTVKGFYKINFFSCMLLLTCISIDRYIAIVKAIKARASKNKILLHSKLISLIVWVTAVLLSIPDFCYSSTDDAQKRCRTVYPGMLKAAGFAVQVSVGFFVPFAVMVFCYSTITWKLLQAKSFQKHKAIKVIGTVVSVFVLSQLPYNSFMIVQAMDAINITITDCRTRKNVDFATQITQSIAFLHSCLNPFLYVFLGVKFRQDLLKIMKDIGCVSQKQFRRVIRPQSSFKRSSVHSETDTTGTLSL; encoded by the coding sequence GAGCCGGTAACTGGTGAGGTCCCAGCCATGGATGGATATGATGGCGACTGGAATATTTCGCTCAGCGCAGTTACTGACTACAGCTTCACCTACGACTATGACGACGAGCCCAGTGGATTGTGCAGCAGATCAGAAGTTAGGCAATTTGTCCAGTCCTTTGTCCCACCTTTCTACATTATCGTGTTTCTGTCGGGCTTTGTGGGGAACATGTTGGTGGTGGTGCTGTACGCTTTCTACAAGAGAATGAGAAACATGACCGACGTTTACCTCCTGAACCTGGCCATTGCCGACCTGCTCTTCCTGTGCACTCTGCCATTCTGGGCCATTGACGCAAGACTGGACTGGATATTCGGAGACCACCTGTGCAAGACGGTCAAGGGCTTTTACAAAATAAACTTCTTCAGCTGCATGCTGTTGCTGACCTGCATCAGCATTGACCGATACATTGCCATCGTTAAGGCAATAAAGGCACGCGCCTCAAAAAACAAAATACTCCTTCACAGCAAGCTGATCTCCCTGATTGTTTGGGTAACCGCAGTATTGCTGTCTATACCAGATTTTTGCTACAGTTCAACAGATGACGCCCAAAAGAGGTGCCGTACAGTCTATCCAGGGATGTTGAAAGCCGCCGGGTTCGCAGTCCAGGTGTCCGTCGGCTTCTTCGTGCCTTTCGCTGTCATGGTGTTCTGCTACTCCACGATCACTTGGAAACTGCTCCAAGCCAAAAGCTTTCAAAAGCACAAAGCTATAAAGGTGATAGGGACGGTGGTGAGTGTCTTCGTCCTCTCGCAATTACCGTACAACAGCTTCATGATAGTGCAAGCCATGGATGCCATCAATATCACAATAACGGACTGCAGAACCCGTAAGAACGTGGACTTTGCCACACAGATCACACAGAGCATCGCCTTCCTGCACTCTTGCCTGAACCCATTCTTGTATGTATTCCTCGGGGTGAAGTTCCGTCAGGATTTGTTGAAAATTATGAAAGATATAGGATGCGTGAGCCAAAAGCAGTTCAGGAGGGTGATCAGACCACAAAGCAGCTTCAAACGCTCTTCTGTTCATTCAGAAACAGACACTACTGGGACATTGTCCTTGTAA
- the LOC119965817 gene encoding C-C chemokine receptor type 9-like isoform X2 codes for MQEPVTGEVPAMDGYDGDWNISLSAVTDYSFTYDYDDEPSGLCSRSEVRQFVQSFVPPFYIIVFLSGFVGNMLVVVLYAFYKRMRNMTDVYLLNLAIADLLFLCTLPFWAIDARLDWIFGDHLCKTVKGFYKINFFSCMLLLTCISIDRYIAIVKAIKARASKNKILLHSKLISLIVWVTAVLLSIPDFCYSSTDDAQKRCRTVYPGMLKAAGFAVQVSVGFFVPFAVMVFCYSTITWKLLQAKSFQKHKAIKVIGTVVSVFVLSQLPYNSFMIVQAMDAINITITDCRTRKNVDFATQITQSIAFLHSCLNPFLYVFLGVKFRQDLLKIMKDIGCVSQKQFRRVIRPQSSFKRSSVHSETDTTGTLSL; via the coding sequence GAGCCGGTAACTGGTGAGGTCCCAGCCATGGATGGATATGATGGCGACTGGAATATTTCGCTCAGCGCAGTTACTGACTACAGCTTCACCTACGACTATGACGACGAGCCCAGTGGATTGTGCAGCAGATCAGAAGTTAGGCAATTTGTCCAGTCCTTTGTCCCACCTTTCTACATTATCGTGTTTCTGTCGGGCTTTGTGGGGAACATGTTGGTGGTGGTGCTGTACGCTTTCTACAAGAGAATGAGAAACATGACCGACGTTTACCTCCTGAACCTGGCCATTGCCGACCTGCTCTTCCTGTGCACTCTGCCATTCTGGGCCATTGACGCAAGACTGGACTGGATATTCGGAGACCACCTGTGCAAGACGGTCAAGGGCTTTTACAAAATAAACTTCTTCAGCTGCATGCTGTTGCTGACCTGCATCAGCATTGACCGATACATTGCCATCGTTAAGGCAATAAAGGCACGCGCCTCAAAAAACAAAATACTCCTTCACAGCAAGCTGATCTCCCTGATTGTTTGGGTAACCGCAGTATTGCTGTCTATACCAGATTTTTGCTACAGTTCAACAGATGACGCCCAAAAGAGGTGCCGTACAGTCTATCCAGGGATGTTGAAAGCCGCCGGGTTCGCAGTCCAGGTGTCCGTCGGCTTCTTCGTGCCTTTCGCTGTCATGGTGTTCTGCTACTCCACGATCACTTGGAAACTGCTCCAAGCCAAAAGCTTTCAAAAGCACAAAGCTATAAAGGTGATAGGGACGGTGGTGAGTGTCTTCGTCCTCTCGCAATTACCGTACAACAGCTTCATGATAGTGCAAGCCATGGATGCCATCAATATCACAATAACGGACTGCAGAACCCGTAAGAACGTGGACTTTGCCACACAGATCACACAGAGCATCGCCTTCCTGCACTCTTGCCTGAACCCATTCTTGTATGTATTCCTCGGGGTGAAGTTCCGTCAGGATTTGTTGAAAATTATGAAAGATATAGGATGCGTGAGCCAAAAGCAGTTCAGGAGGGTGATCAGACCACAAAGCAGCTTCAAACGCTCTTCTGTTCATTCAGAAACAGACACTACTGGGACATTGTCCTTGTAA